cattttgggaaaaaaaaatagaggggcatttttgtaatataactaacctaaagaaaaagaacgatttacgggttgcatgatccGGTTTGGTTTACGCGTGAAAGGGATGCATGCATTCGGGTTGAGGGGtgtgatgctcaccgagagaggaagaaggcagTCGCGACGGTGGTTCTGGTGGCTGGGCACGGCGTCAACTCCGACGAGTGGTGGCTAAGcaactgagagtgagagagagttataTGAGAGGGAGAGTTTACGagatgaaagagagggagaacacGGCTTGAACTTACAGAACAAGGGTGGCGGTTTGCTGTAGCGTCACAGGGCAGTGGAGGATAGATCTCCGGCGTCGTCTGCTGCTGCCAATGGTGGCGACGCGGCCCAAAAGTGGCAAAACGTGGTTCTTGGTTTGAGTGGGGGTGCTCTGTTTCGAAGgcctaaaacaggggaggatggcagcgggTTTATGGATTTTTTCGAGGGCGGGCCGTGCGGTGGTTCGGCTATCTGGGCAACGAGGTGGCCAGAGGAAGGAGCTGCgacgtggtttgcttggcttcggcaaggtggtgctgcggtttcCTGGCGGCGTGCAGTGGTTGTGTGTGTGGAGGAAAAGTGAACCAACACGGcagtgggatttacggtggagggagaggtggtctgctggacgagcttgagggaggtggtggagcttgtcttctcggaCGTGTGTTGCggttttgaggggaggaggatTGCAgaaagtgctctgtgtgcgtgagtgtctCTAGACGTTGGTGGCAGCGGCTATCTCCTTCATGCAGAGGAGGGCCTAACCTATTTATAAACCTAGCCAAAAGAGAGCCGAgagaaaaaccctaggatgagaaacgtgaatgcggaggaaacggatgaagccgtgcatgcgtTGAATTGATACGCGATGGGAAGACTCACGATGGGGGCATGGCGGCTTGCATTCTTTGGTGAGTGAAACGTGTATATGTATAATTGTTTGAGAAcctaaagaaaaccctagataaaaaaataaaaaaatagacgtgcatgtgtatgtgcatgtgagtagattgtttgaaattcaaaatagaagaaaaatccggcaagaggagttgtattcTGAAGAGAATTCAAGGGCTggacagaaaaaaataataatagtaagaataataataataataataatagagacttaataaaattattcaaattttatctctaaaaaaaaaaatatagggtcgggtcgttacaagtCTGCTGGAGAACAGAACCAAAAATTTAGGTGGCAGTCAGCTTAGAAGCCGGTTAGAGAAAGATCGCAATGCTTCCATTTGTTGTCGGTTGGAGAGCAAAACAAAGGTTTAGGTGGGTAGTGCTTGCTAGAACTTTTCTTAGAAATCGAGTTTTGATAGGTAATTAGTGGCTCTGGGACCATAAAAGAGGAGAGAATGAGAGCAAGAGTGAATAAATGCCGGCATCTCTCTCTTGCATTTCATACCacctttgatatttatttatagggTAGTTTACActcaatcaaattataattacaatCAAAATATCAATCAAGGTTACAGTCAAAATATATCAACCATAGTAGAAAACAAAGGGTAATAGCCTTTGTTGGAGAATGCATCgcaacagaaaattaaagaaaaggagaaggcTGCAATCACATGACACACACGTTTGAAATTCTGTTATTTTGCTGAGTTGTATATAGAGGGCAATACTGTCTTTTTATAGCTAGAGTTAGTTAGCAtattctctctgtttttgtatATAAGGGCGTACTGTTTCATTCCAGAGATAGCAAGGGAATAACAGAAAAccttttctccatttcggaatcTGCTCTTCATCCTTGAtcttctcttctattttcatttgttacatggtatcagactCCAATCGATCCAATGGCCAATATAGAAGATGAAAATACGTCAAAATCCACCAATGATAACCTTTCCCCAAATAGATACCTCAATTTCTCAGACCCTTTCAACCCATTCAGAATTGAGAATGGTGATAATCCAGCTGCTGCCCTGGTTTCTGATCTTCTCACGGCTGATAACTATGTCAGCTGGTCACGAACCATTAGTCGTGCTCTTCGtgccaaaaataaactaggTTTCATCAATGGCACATTGCTTAGACCAACTACTTCTTCCGGCCCCATTTTCGAAGCTTGGGAGAGATGCAACGACTTGGTTGTCTCATGGTTGCAGAATTCTGTAAGTTCTTCTGTGAAATCTAGCTTGGCTTTAGTTGATGATTCTAGAACCTTGTGGTTGGAACTTCAAGATCGATTTACTCAACAAAACGGTCCTCGCATTTTCCAACTCAAAAGAGATTTAGCTAGTCTATCACAAAATCAAAATCCTGTTAATATCTATTTTGGTACTTTGAAAAGattatgggatgaacttgctgTTTATGATCCTATTCCTAACTGTGAATGTGGAAAACTCAAGGTTCTCCATGAAAGATATGACCGTGATTGTGTCATCCAATTTCTCATGGGCCTATCTGATTCCTACTCTCATACCCGAGACCAGATCATGCTGCTTGATCCATTACCTCCTCTTAACCGTGTCTTCTCAATGATTCAGCAACAAGAACGCCAACATCAAATCATTTCCACTCCCAACCCCTCTGATTCCATAGCCATGCAAGCCAAACCCTTCTATCATTCATCCAAAACCCCTGCCAAATTCAATAACCAGAAAAACAATCGCCCTTATTGCTCCCATTGCAAAATCCCTGGCCATTCCTTTGATACTTGTTTTAAGGCAGGCAATGCTGATCCACCACAATGCACACATTGTCATATGACTGGTCATAGCATGGAAAAATGCTATAAATTAAATGGCTATCCCCCTGGCCATAAGCTCCACAGCAAAACCAAGCATGTTGCAGCAACTGTCACTCATTCTCGAGCACAGCCAGATAGTGACAATGATGAAGACTCAAATGACTCTATGGTTCTCACCAAGAGCCAATACCAGCAACTCATTTCTCTGCTGCATTCCAAGGACACCAGCTCAGCCATGGCTTCACTAACAGTAGCTCAACCTTCTGTTTCACCTTCAAACCACCAAGTCAGCTCTTCACGAGTTTCTGGTATGGCCACTTGTCTTTCCACTCACACACAGCACCCTTCACAACCACACACTTCATCTTGGATACTTGACACAGGtgcaacagatcacatgatctgttgCACCTCCCTCTTCACATCCATTACAGCAACTACTTGTTATCAAGTCAAATTGCCAAATGGAGAAGCTGTCCCTGTAACCCATATTGGTGTAGTAAGACTTTCTGACCATTTGATTCTAAATAATGTCTTATGTGTTCCTTCTTTCCATTTTAACTTGTTGTCTGCCAAGAAACTTGCCCAAGACAATTGTTGTTGCCTAATCTTTATGTCCAATTCTTGTTTTCTCCAGGACTTAGCATcttggacaacgattgggaTGGGTGAAGTTAGAGGCAGTCTTTATCATCTCCTCAGGTCCCAAGTGTCACCTTCAGCTCTAGTTGATGCTTTGCCTAACTTCATTCAACCATACTCTTCCCCATATGCATCTGCCACTCACATGACTCCAATTTCTGACTTATGGCACTATCGACTTGGCCATACTTCCTTCTCAAGATTATCTTTGATAACTGATCCTATTGTAAGAAACAGTTTCAAGTTCAATGATCATACACCTTGCTCAATTTGTCCTTTAGCAAAACAGCATCGTTTACCTTTTACTCAATCACAGCATTCATCTTCACATGTCTTTGATATTATTcactgtgatatatggggtcccCACTCCACCATTGCAAATGATGGATCTCGATATTTCCTCACCATACTTGATGATTATTCTCGGACAACTTGGGTTTACATGCTTAAAAATAAGTCAGATACAAGGTCTTGTATTATCTCATTTTGCAATTTAATTGAAACACAATTCCAAACTAAAGTGAAGGTCCTTAGAAGTGACAATGGACCCGAGTTCCAAATGAgagaattttttcaaaatagagGCATTATACACCAAAAGAGCTGTGTAGAgactccccaacaaaatggaagagtggaaagaaaacatcaacatatCATGAATGTTGCTCGAGCATTGAAAATTCAGTCCCATATCCCCATTCAATTCTGGACTGACTGTGTTCTCACAGCAGTTTACCTTATCAATCGTACTCCCACTCCCCTTTTGCAAAATCAGACTCCATATGAAATCCTTTTCAATAATCCACCAAAATACAACCATTTAAAAGTATTTGGTTGCCTTGCTTATGCCTTTACTTTGTCTCATGGGAGGAAAAAGTTTGATCCTCGAGGCAAAGCCTGTGTTTTCTTAGGCTATCCTTTTGGTGTCAAAGCATACAAATTACTTGACCTTCAAActggacaaatttttttttcccgagaTGTTCATTTCCATGAAACCACTTTTCCATTTCATCTCACTCAATCTCCTTCATCTCTTAGTTCCTTACCTTCTCCACCTCCTATTCTTTCAAATTTACCACATTCCATACCAGTTTCCTTACCATCACTACCTCCAACACCTGTCAGCTCAAATACAGACAGCACTTCATCTCCAATTGTTTCTCCCTCCACAACATCCTCTTCCATTCCCACTCCACCTCCACTTCCTACCTTCTCTCCCCTTCCTCCTCGAAGGTCAACTAGAACTCGAAGTGCCCCTCAATACCTACAGGATTTTCATTGTCAAAAGACTGCACTAACTGCACCTGTTCCTGAGTTGAACCAGCAGCTACTGTCCTCCTCAGGTAAACCTTTTTCTCTACACAACACTCTTTCATATCATGTTTTTTCACAACCACATCAAGCTTTCTCCACCACCATCTCATCACACATTGAACCCAAGACTTATAAACAAGCTCTTAAGGATCCTGGATGGTGCAAAGCAATGGATCTTGAGCTGGCTGCCTTGGAAGCAAACAATACTTGGCAACTCACTGATTTACCTCCTGGAAAAATTCCCATCGATTGCAAGTATATTTACAAGATAAAGTACAATTCAGATGGAAGTGTTGAAAGGTTAAAGGCACGGCTAGTAGCTAAGGGCTACACTCAACTTGAAGGGGTTGATTATCAAGAGACATTCTCTCCTGTTGCAAAATTGGTCACTGTACGCTGTCTTCTTGCTATTGCATCAGTTAAAGGTTGGCATTTATATCAATTTGATGTAAACAATGCCTTCCTCCATGGGGATCTCAATGAAGACATTTACATGAACACACCTCCTGGTTACAACAAAGGATCTCCTCACCAAGTTTGCAAATTACTCAAGAGTTtatatggcctcaagcaagcatCGAGGCAATGGTACTCCAAGCTCTCAACTGTTTTAGTTAACTCAGGTTTTTCACAATCCAAGGCTGATTACAGTCTTTTCACTCGAGAGAAACATGGCATTTTTGTTGCCATCcttgtgtatgttgatgacatactaGTGGCAAGTAATGATCTTGATTCTGTCCATGCATTAAAGTCCCTTTTACACAGCAACTTCAAGATCAAGGACCTAGGTAAATTAAGGTATTTTCTTGGTATTGAAATTGCAAGATCCTCCAAGGGTATTTATCTATGCCAACGAAAGTATACACTTGACATCCTAGCAGACTCAGGCAATCTCGGCAGCACCACAGCCAAAGTCCCCATGGAACAAAACCTTAAATTGACTCAAGCTACTGGAGTACCACTCTGTGATCCAAGCATTTACAGACGCATGATTGGTCGTCTTCTATATCTCACCATATCTCGACCTGACATCAGTTTTAGTGTCCAAACTCTAAGTCAATTCATGGCCACTCCTACTGATGCTCATCTCTTGGCAGCACAGAAAATCCTTCGCTACCTTAAAGCTGCTCCTGGTCAAGGACTGTTTCTACCTAGTTCTTCCTCATTTCAACTTGAGGCATACTGTGACTCTGACTGGGCCTCTTGCCCAGAAACAAGGAGATCTGTCAGTGGCTACTGCGTGTTCCTTGGCTCATCTCTAATTTCTTGGAAGTCCAAGAAGCAAGCTGTTGTTTCCCGATCCTCGGCAGAAGCAGAATACCGTTCCATGGCAGCAACTTGTTATGAATTAACATGGCTTAGGTTTATCTTGGCTGCCCTCCAAGTTCACCATCCACAAGCTGCCATGCTCCACTGTGATAATCAAGCCGCCATACATATTGCTGCAAATCCAATCTTCCATGAGCACACTAAACATATCGAGCTCGACTGCCACCTAATTAGGGACAAAATTCAAGATGGCAGTGTATGCACTCGTTATGTCCCAAGCTTTGCTCAAGTTGCCGATACCATGACCAAAGCTCTATCATCTAAAGTACTCCAAAATCACTTATCCAAGATGGGAGTCGTAAATCTTTAcgctccatcttgcgggggggtgTTGGAGAATGCATCgcaacagaaaattaaagaaaaggagaaggcTGCAATCACATGACACACACGTTTGAAATTCTGTTATTTTGCTGAGTTGTATATAGAGGGCAATACTGTCTTTTTATAGCTAGAGTTAGTTAGCAtattctctctgtttttgtatATAAGGGCGTACTGTTTCATTCCAGAGATAGCAAGGGAATAACAGAAAAccttttctccatttcggaatcTGCTCTTCATCCTTGAtcttctcttctattttcatttgttaCAGCCTTAATCACGAACAGACTGTTGGCACCATTCTTTGTACTGATTATGGTGGCTGTTTACACTGATTAGGACTGCTGCTTCTTACTCAAATATTCTTCAGAGCATGTAGTTCTGAAACATGATCAGAATTTCTAAATTAAGCATCTACTTCTTTAAATTGGGATATGAATTCCTCAGCTCCAAGAGTCTAGACCACCTCTTATCGGTAGAACCCACATTTTGTCCATCAATACCTGCAAAGAGTTCATTAAGTGACTGCCTGCCGTGCATTGCATTGCCTATAGTTCAATAGTTGTCAAAACGAAACAAGATTACATTACTTACAATGCAATGTAGGTTCTGATCTCTCGCATAACTCCGAACAAGTATCCTGCAGCAtagattttaagaatattttcccAAATGACGTAGAATTCAATGCAAGTTGTctggtaataaaaaaaaaatattccgtATGCAAATCATACTTTTACTGATGTGGTAAGACGGATTGAGTCTTGTACTAGTGAATCCAGGTCCACTTCATTTCCGGGTTTAACATAGATCACCTGCTAAGGAAAGCCGTGTTAAATCACATATTCAAAagtcaaaacaagaaaaataaggaGGGAAAAGGGTCATTTCTATTTTGAGTGAAATTGATTGCATCTGTTTAGTGcagaatatgaaatattttgatcatttcacCTCTTGTTGACAAGAAAAATCACTTAAATACCTCATATTTTACACTAAATtgtattagagagagagagagagagagagagagagagagagagagagagagattagagaCTTAATGATGGATCATCTCCCCCAATTTCAGGTAGTTGATTTTCACTATCATCCCTGCTTGATGGTAGAACCCATACGTTGAAGGTTGTGTCAATCTATTACAGCATGTACAGCAGCAGGTTAGTGTCATGCAAGCGCGGCATAATCTTTCCTCACCAAATAAATTTCACATCTTCTTTTCTTAACAGAGTGAATACGTACCTCTCTGCAGTATGGTGAAGAGCAGATACTACATTTTCTACTGAAGGATGTAAGAATCCTTCCATCGACTGAAAGACCAAAGCCGGCGTGCTGGTAAGTCCAAAGGGGAAATCATTAGATAGATTCCTTGACTCCATGATATAGCATTTTGGGTTCtcaagaaaattgaataaagccTTTAAAGAGTCCTACCATTTCAAGTTGGTGCATAAACATGCTGCTTACTATGAGATTGcatcaatcataataataataaaaaaataaaaaaaactcaaaacataaatatttttatgccAGCTGATGCTGCAGGTTTCCATATCACTAGAGTGTTTGATGTATCAATAAATAggcttgcaaatagaattttccaATATGTAGCATTGAGCATCAAGGAGTATCTGCGACAGTCTAATCTTTGAGTCAGCTAATTTGTCAGTCTAAGGGCTTAGAATCCATATAATGTGCTTGCTTGCCTTTTACCTTTTCCAATAGCAACAGTTACCACAATGGTGGATGGAAGAACCCAACACACTGGaattgttggaaaaaaaaggataaaaccaTTGCAGAGCCCTCAAATTTTCCTAACTGATCTGCCCAGAGGAAGAACCATCAAACGCATACACCCTAAGCCACTTCATTTGACATTGCTTTCTTGTTTGGAGTTAAATTTAGGATGAACATACaactaaaacaaataaaagaaagaaagatgaaaggaGTGGGAAGAGAATCACCTTCTGGATGCCGAGGTTGATGAAAACTTGTGCATCTTTATGTTCATCATCTTCCACCAAATCTTGCAACCGCAAGTCCCGGAGAGAGAGAAGGTAGTCGCAGTTCCATTTGCCTTGCCATCTCCCATCTGAAGTTGATATTTTGATCAGACGGCGTGGACCCCTGCTactgtttttctttaatttgttgagAATTGTCCAGTACAAAGTGGTCAGGTGAGTGGAACAAAACCATTGCTTTATGATAAAGACTAGAAAAACAGAGaaggaaagggaagaagaaaggaagaagagaaacattACTGCTCAAATAGAAAAACAGACAACAGTTTTAGttatcaaactatatatatataaatatatatatatatatatatatattatatacgtatgtatgtatgtatgctgGTTTGATGTTGGATCTGGAGTTGCAACAGAAACACGCACTCACACAGAAGGAAGATGCTTCTGGGAAGACTTTGCAAGTTCTTAACAGATTGCAGTGAGtgaattcatataaaaaaaaagaagtatcaTTAACACGTAACCGAATTTATAAAGTTTTCAGAATACCAGGGAGATGTCATTTCTTTTTGAAGTAGCTCTGGTTATGGAAAACTGAGATGGTGGGGACTTGAGGGATTTAGCCTTAGCAGCTGGGTAGTGACTGTGACCTGGGTTGATGTTTCTCGCCGATACCAGACGGCAAGCTTctgccatctctctctctcaaaactaGACGTTTGCTTTATAACCTTATCTTCTTATTTAATCGGACCAAAGCTATTCTCTTTCCAAAATGGGGTTCTTTTCTTCTTAGCAGGCTCCAATGGTTGGCTCTTTGGAAGGATAGATTGAAAGGACATTTGAGCATCGTAAAGGATTCATTCGTCTCACAGTTGAGACAAATCATATccacatattatatatctttttcttctaattataGAGAATAATTAAGACAAGATAAttgtagagaattttattcctatttttcttttatttttatgattgtaactagaaatctcataaattttatttgaggGAAGAGAGGTATTGTAGGATAAATACTACAATACCTTTAAtcatcactttaaaaaaatttaaatagatatgagaaatgatatttgcagtcgtatAGGATAAAAGCAttgtgtaatctttttgaaaaaacaaaatgaataaatatggaatctatataaaaaaaaattaattttttaataatagacctcactcttttttaaaatgattgtgtgACGCTTGCACAGATATATCTAACTTAATAGATATACCCTATACTCTTCAATTTGTTTTAAACTTCAGTAACATTTATGAATCCATAGGATATAAAAATTCAATTGCATaagttcagaaaataaaaaaaacatgttagAAAAACTAACATACTAttcattttaagtaaaaaagaCACGTAGACACACATCTGATGAAAGTGTCTAAGACCTTTGAACGTACAAGAAAtgaataattcaaaataaaaactcgGAATTCTTGGAGGAAAACCacataaactattttaatatttaattccaAATTTATTGACATAacctttcaaattatttttaaacgtAAATTACCAATTATGGACACATACTATATACTACACTCCTATTCTATTCTCATCTCACCATGTAAATGTGACACTTCCATTATCTTTGATcatctcttattaaaaaaaatcaaatatcgATAGACAATGTCACCTTATCATAATGAGATAGAATGAAAATGAAGTATGcaacattttcttttactaaaatatagaatttaatgTGGAGTGCCAAGCAAATCTTTTCAGTAACAATTGATAATCAGGGATGAATACGAGTGTTCACtgaatttttgaatttcacttgagaataattaaaaatgtatttaaatccgtcaccaaaaaacaaaactaaactaaacttgAAAGAAAACTCCCATAAGTCATTTCTAATTCTCCACATATATTACGagaacataaaataattcttgTAGTTTATAACTGAAAACATTTCTCTTCACAAGTAATATTACATAGTCGTAGAGTGCGTAAGACTaggcaatcactttgaaaaaaattaaaattcactattaaaaaatttaatttttttccttataaattccgcatttacttattttttaaaattgattgtaCGACAATTGCACACTctacgattacaaatatcatttctcttcacaaaatctaattaaaaaggATAAAGCATTTGATTTACAAAATGGTTTATTAAAGTACAATTTAAACCCAACATTGGAAACCACTAGAGTACGTATAAATGgataagaaacaaaaaacactTCCTAGTACTGTACTCCAAAAGGTGGAAAACTCCCTCATTTCACTTCACAGCAGAGAAAAGTATTTCAATATATAAGCATTCTTCATTCCTACATCTTTCAAAAATGTCAGCTAACTTGTTGAGAAAGAAGGACAAGAAGCCCTTGTGGGCCCACCAATATTTCATTAAGAAAACTGATCAATCCGAACCAGACCACAGGAGTTACATCAACTCCGCCAAGGGGTGGTATCAGCTTTCGGGTAGGGATGAGAAGTGGCTCAGTGGGAGCATAGGCTATTACATAAGGGAACTTTCCAACAGGAAGCTTTGGATACCAGGACATCACTATTCTCAAAATGAACAGAAAGCCAAATGCTGGAAGAAAGGG
This genomic interval from Juglans regia cultivar Chandler chromosome 3, Walnut 2.0, whole genome shotgun sequence contains the following:
- the LOC109019876 gene encoding large ribosomal RNA subunit accumulation protein YCED homolog 2, chloroplastic; its protein translation is MAEACRLVSARNINPGHSHYPAAKAKSLKSPPSQFSITRATSKRNDISLKNSSRGPRRLIKISTSDGRWQGKWNCDYLLSLRDLRLQDLVEDDEHKDAQVFINLGIQKHAGFGLSVDGRILTSFSRKCSICSSPYCREIDTTFNVWVLPSSRDDSENQLPEIGGDDPSVIYVKPGNEVDLDSLVQDSIRLTTSVKDTCSELCERSEPTLHCIDGQNVGSTDKRWSRLLELRNSYPNLKK